A window of Micromonospora eburnea genomic DNA:
GGGGCGGGACGAGTGGTTCGAGCTACTTCGTCCGTACCGGCAGGCCGGCCGGTCCGGCGCCCTTGAGCGAGGCGGTCACCGTGCGGTCGCTGAGCCAGAGGTAGCAGCGGACGCCCCGGTCGCCGGCAGCCCACCGACCCGCGCCGGGCGGTCGGACCACCACACCGCTGCGGAACCGCAGCATCGCGTCGTCCGGCACCCCGACGTACCTCGCCAGAACGGTGCCGCAGCCGGCGTAGAGGGGGACCCAGTCGGCCTCCTTCGTCGGGTACGGGCGGTCCGGCGCCGACCACACCCCGACGAACTCGGCGTCGTGCGCGGTGCCGCACTCCACCGGGGTCAGCGTCTGCACCCGCCGGGCGTCGCCACCGGTACGCTGGCAGCCCAGCCGCAGCGCGGACGGCCCCTTGAGCGCGTCCCGCAGGCTGCCCGTACGGGTCACCACCTGCGCCGCCGCCTCGACCGTGGTCAGCTCGGCCAGGTCGCAGCGGTACCACCGGGAGCCGGCCGCCCAGCCGGGCCCGGTGGGCAGCGCCACGGCCAGCCGCAGCCGACCGGCCCGCCAGTTGTCGCCGACGTATTCGTTGACCCGACGGTCGCAGTCGGCGAACGCCGTACGCAGCTCGGCGGAGGCGAGGGGCGGCGGGGTGGCCCGGTCGACGGTGAAGGCGCCCACGTGCACCGTCTCCACCCGGTGCGGCAGCTCGCAGCCCACCGGGTCGTACCCGGCCGGGCTGACCGTGGCGGTGAAGTCGGCCACCTGGCAGACCCCCGCCGCCGGGGTGAACGGCCCGGCCGGCGGCAGCGCCGCCCAGTCGTCGGTGAGGTCGCCGTCCAGCCCGCCGGACCCGGCGCAGCCGGACAGGGTGGCCGCCACGACCAACACGGCGACCAGGGTCCTCATCGCACGGCGCATCGCGGCCTCCCCGAGCCGACGACCGTCAATCCGACGGTGCGCCCAGGGTAGCCGGGAATGACCTTCCGGTGACAGACCGTACGGCCCGAACCGAGGTCAGTTCAGCGCGGCGGCGAACGGGTTGGGCACCGGATCACCGGCGGTGCCGGGAGCGGCGCTGGTCGGGTCGGCGGTCAGGTCGACCACCCGGTTGTCCGCGTCGACGTGCACCACCCGGGGCTGGTACGTCCGTGCCTCGGCGTCGTCCATCTGCCCGTACGAAATAAGAATCACCAGGTCACCGGGGTGCACCAGGTGCGCGGCGGCGCCGTTGATGCCGATCACCCCGCTGCCCCGCTGCCCCGGGATGACGTACGTCTCCAGCCGGGCCCCGTTGGTGACGTCCACGATCGCGACCAGCTCGCCGGGGAGCAGGTCGGCGGCGTCGAGCAGATCCTCGTCCACCGTCACCGAGCCGACGTAGTGCAGGTCGGCCTGGGTCACCGTGGCCCGGTGGATCTTCGACTTGAGCATGGTCCGCAGCATCGGATGCCTTTCTCGCACGAGTCAGGAACGCGGGGCGAGCGGGATCGCCGCGTTGTCGATCAGCCGGGTGGTGCCGGACCAGGCCGCGATCAGCATTCGCGCCGGGCCGGCGAGCGGGTCCGGCTCCAGGTCGGGGTCGGTGAGCACCAGGTAGTCGAGGCGGGCGCCCGGCGTACCGGAGTCGAAGGCCCGGTGGGCGGCGGCCAGCACCTCGCCCGCGTCCGCGCCCTGCTCGGCGGCCTCGACGCCGGCCCGCAGCGCGGCGGACAGGCTCAGCGCCGCCGCCCGCTCCTCGACCGAGAGGTAGCGGTTACGGCTGGACAGGGCCAGGCCGTCCGGCTCGCGTACGGTCGGCACGCCGACGATCTCGGTCGGCACGTCCAGGTCACGGACCATCCGCCGGACCAGGGTGAGCTGCTGGTAGTCCTTCTCGCCGAAGAACGCCAGGTCGGGGCGGGTGAGGTGGAGCAGCTTCAGCACCACGGTGAGCACCCCGTGAAAGAAGCCGGGGCGGCTGTGCCCCTCCAGGCCCTCGCCCAACCGGCCCGGGTCGACCCGGACCGTCGGCTGGCCGTCCGGGTACATGTCGGAGACGGCGGGGGCGAAGACCACGTCCGCGCCGGCCCGCCGGCAGATCTCCAGGTCGTTGTCGAGGGTGCGCGGGTAGCGGTCGAAGTCCTCGTTCGGGCCGAACTGGAGCGGGTTCACGAAGATCGTGACGATCACGTGGTCGGCCCGCTCGCGGGCCGCCCGCAGCAGCGTCTCGTGCCCGGAGTGCAGCGCGCCCATGGTCATCACCACGCCGACGGTGCCGGTCAGACCGTCCCGCGCCGCCGCCAGCTCCTTGCGCGTGTGCACCAGCTCCGTCACGCGGCCACCTCCCCGTAGATCCCACTCAGCACGTCCAGCAGCGACTCCGCGTCCGCCGGGCGCAGCCGGCCCGCCGCGATCGCGCGGTCCGCGCTCCTTCGGGCCAACGCCAGGTAGGGGGGCACGGATTCCGGCGCGGTCGCCGCCAGCCTGCGCAGGTGCCGGCGTACGGTGCCCGCGTCGCCCCGGGAGACCGGGCCGGTGAGCGCGTCGTCGCCGAGCCGCAGGGCGTTCTCCAGGGCGGCCCGCAGCAGCGGGGCGAGCACCTTCTCGGGCCGGTCCACCCCGGCGTCGCGCAGCCGGTCGACCGCCTCGTTGACCAGGGTCACCAGGTGGTTCGCGCCGTGCGCCAACGCCGCGTGGTAGAGCGGGCGGTCGGCCTCGGCCACCCACTCCGGCACGCCGCCGAGGTCGGCGACCAGCCGGGCGGCGAACGCCCGTAGTTCGGCCGGGGCGGTCACCCCGTACGAGATGCCGGCCAGGTGGGTCAGATCGTCCGGCGTACCGGTGAAGGTCATCGCCGGGTGCAGCGCGAGTGGCCGTGCGCCCACCGCGGCGGCCGGGGCGAGGACGGCCAGCCCGTGCGCGCCGGAGGTGTGTGCGACCACCTGGCCGGGGCGCAGCGCGCCGGCCTCGGCCAGGCCGGCGACCACGCCGGCCAGGGCGTCGTCGGGTACCGCCACGACCAGCAGGTCGGCGGCCGCGCGGGCGACCGACCTCGCGGAACGGTTCGGGGTCTGCGGCAGCAGCAGCGCCATCCGGGCCCGGGCGGCCCCGGACGAGCCGGAGGCGGCGGCCACCCGGTGGCCGGCGGCGGCGAGGGCCGCGCCGAGCACGGCACCGACCCGGCCGGCGCCGAGCACGCCGACGGTGAGGGTACGGGGGAAGGCGAGCGGGGCGCCGTTCGAGGCGCCGCCCGGCGGTACGGCGGCCCCGGGCAGGGCGGCCGGACGCGGGCGCAGCGGTGCGCTCATGACAGTCGATCCAGTCCTCGAAGGGGGTACCGGTCGATCGCAAGTATGCGCCGGTGTCACGGAACCTGGACAAGCATGTGTGAAAACCTTCACCGGCCCGCAGCCGGGCCGGTCCGGCGGTGTGGCTGCCCCCACACCGGCTACCGTGCCGCATGTGACGGAACGGGTGATCGTGGACGAGGTCGGCATCCGGACGGAGGACGGCGACCACTCGTTCGGCTGGCCCTGGCCGGAGATTCAGCACGTCTCGGTCTCCGCCCTGCCGCCGGAGGAGCACAAGTTCCTGTATTTCGAGGTCACCCACGTCTCGGGCGAGTTCATGGAGGTCGGTGAGACGGTCGACGGGTTCCGGGCGGCGGTCCAGGACATCGCCGCCCGCGCCGGGCGGGCGGCTCCCGACCTCGACGCGCTCCGGGCGTCCGATCCGATGGTGGAGATCTGGCCGGGATGAACCCGGTGCGCTGGCGGGACGCGATGGACCAGGCCCTCTACGGGCCGGGCGGCTTCTTCGTCTCCGGGGCCGGGCCGGCCGCCCACTTCCGCACCAGCGTGCACGCCACTCCCGCGTTCTCGTCCTGCCTGCTGCGCCTGCTCACCTCTGTTGATCGTGTGCTGGGGCACCCTCCCCGTCTGGACGTGGTGGACGTCGGCGCGGGCCGGGGTGAGCTGCTTCGGGCGCTGCTCGTGGGGGTTTCCGGGGAGCCCACAGCCCCGGTCCCCCTCGCCGACCGGATACGCCTCACCGCCGTCGAACGGGCGCCCCGCCCGGACGACCTGCCCGCGGAGGTCCACTGGACCGACGAGATCCCCGAACGGATCATCGGGCTGTTGGTGGCGACCGAGTGGCTGGACAACGTCCCCCTGGACCTGGCCGTGCACACCGCCGACGGCTGGCGTTACCTCCTGGTCGACCCGCTGACCGGCAGCGAATCACCCGGCCCCCCACTAACCCCCGAGGACACCGCCTGGCTAACCCACTGGTGGCCCACCCCCACATCGTCGATCAAGGAGTTCGCGTCGCCCAGGGGGCCGGAACCGGACGCAAACCTCTTGATCAACGGGGTGGTGGGGGCGCGGGTCGAGGTTGGGCGGGGGCGGGATGTCGCGTGGGCGGAGGCGGTCAGCAGGGTTGAGCGGGGGGTCGCCGTGGCGGTGGACTACGGGCACCTGCGGGAGGGACGGCCGGTGGACGGGACGTTGACGGGGTACCGGGACGGGCGGCAGGTGCCGCCGGTGCCGGACGGGTCGTGTGACGTCACCGCGCACGTCGCAATGGACTCGGCCGCCTCCGCCGGTGAGCGGGTCGCCCGGTGTGCGTACACCCTGGTCTCGCAGCGGGAGGCGCTGCGGGCGCTCGGGGCCGACGGCGGGCGACCACCGCTGAGCCTGGCCTCCCGCGACCCCGCCGGGTACGTCCGGGCGCTGGCCGCCGCGTCGGCGGTGGCCGAACTGACCGACCCGGCCGGCCTCGGCGGGCACTGGTGGCTGCTGCAACCGGTCGGCGTCGCCTTCGATCCCGTCATGGCACGATGACCGACATGACCACGGACGCCGGCGACCTCCGCGAACTGACCGTCGGCACGGGCGCCGGCGGGGAGCAACTCGGCACCGACATGGTGCTGAACATCGGGCCGCAGCACCCGTCCACGCACGGCGTGCTGCGGCTGCGGCTGGTGCTCGACGGCGAGCGGGTGGTCTCCGCCGAGCCGATCATCGGCTACATGCACCGGGGTGCGGAGAAGCTCTTCGAGGTACGCGACTACCGGCAGATCATCGTGCTGGCCAACCGGCACGACTGGCTCTCCGCGTTCGCCAACGAGCTGGGCGTGGTGCTGGCCGTTGAGCGGCTGATGGGCATGGAGGTACCCGAGCGGGCGGTCTGGCTGCGGATGGCGTTGGCCGAGCTGAACCGCGTGCTCAACCACCTGATGTTCCTCGGCTCGTACCCGCTGGAGATCGGCGCGATCACCCCGATGTTCTACGCGTTCCGCGAGCGGGAGACCCTCCAGGCGGTGATGGAGGAGGTCTCCGGCGGCCGGATCCACTACATGTTCAACCGGGTCGGCGGCCTGAAGGAGGAGGTGCCGGCCGGCTGGACGGGCCGGGCCCGGGCCGCCATCGGCGAGGTACGCCGGCGGATGCCCGACCTGGACCAGCTCATCCGGCGCAACGAGATCTTCCTGGCCCGTACGGTCGGGGTGGGCGTGCTGTCGGCGGCCGACGCCGCCGCGTTCGGCGCGTCCGGGCCGGTCGCCCGGGCCTCCGGCCTGGACCTGGACCTGCGCCGGGACGAGCCCTACCTGGCGTACGACCAGCTCGACGTGCCGGTGGTGACCAAGACCGCCGGGGACTGTCACGCCCGCTTCGAGGTGCTGCTCGACCAGGTGTACGCCTCACTCGACCTCGCCGAGCAGTGCCTGGACCGGGTGGACCGGCTCACCGGGCCGGTGAACACCCGGCTGCCCAAGGTGGTCAAGGCCCCCGAGGGGCACACCTACGCGTGGACCGAGAACCCGCTCGGCATCAACGGCTACTACCTGGTCTCCCGGGGCGAGAAGACCCCGTGGCGGCTCAAGCTGCGCACCGCCTCGTACGCGAACGTGCAGGCGCTGGCCACGCTGCTGCCCGGCTGCCTGGTACCCGATCTGATCGCCATCCTCGGCTCGATGTTCTTCGTGGTCGGCGACATCGACAAGTAGCCCCCGCCGAGATCGGGTCGGGCTCCGGGGTCAGCGCCAGTGGTCGGCGGACGGCGGGCCGCCGGCCCGGGGCACGCCGCCGCGCGGCGGGTGGCCCTGCCGCTCGTCGCCGTACCGGACCGGCTCGGGCTCACCCCGACGCCACTCGGGCTGGCCGCCGTGCTGCGCGGCCGGGCGCCACTCGTCCGGTACCGGAACCCCGCCCGCCGGCAGCGCCGGTCGGCTCTCCGCCGGCCAGCCGGGTCCCGCCTCGCCTGGCGTACCGTGCTCGCGGCGGGGCTCGCGGACGGACGCCCAGCGATCCTCGACCCGATACTCGGTGCCCGCTCCGGCGGCGTGCACCGCGGCACGCCGCTCGCCGACCCGAACCTCCCGGCCGTGTTCGTCGTCGCGGACCGAGGCCCAGCGGTTACCGGCTCGCAACTCCGACCAGTAGGCGCCTTCCGGGTCGTCGTCGGCGACCGGCCGCCCAGCGGGCTCGGACGCGGTCCAGGCGGGTACGTCCGGCGTCGCCCAGCCCTCACCGGCTCGGTCCGGCCCGTCGTGCCGTGCCGGCCCGTCGTGCCGGCCCGGCCGGCCGGCCGGAAAGTCGTCTTCGGCCCGGTCCCAGCCGCCCTGCCGGCCCGTTCGAGCCCAGGAGCCTTCGTCGGCCCGGTCCCGCCCGTCGCGCCAGCCCGCGCGCCCGGCCCGGGAGCCCTCGTCACGGGACCCGTCCGGGCTCGCCGACCGGTTCCGATCATCCCGGCCGGCCGGCCGCCACCGCTCGTCGGCCGACCCCTCCGGAACCGCCGGCACTGCCGCCGCGGAACGTTGATCGGCCCGCCCGTCCGCCACCGCCGAGCGTTGATCGGCCCGCCCGTCCGCCGCCGACCAGGACCGCTGATCGGCCGGCCCGGTCGACCGGGAATCGTGCTCGGCCGGCCTCGCCGCCCAGCCGCGCTCCTCGCCGGGCCCGCTTCCGTCACCGACCCGGACGGCGCCCGCCGCCGGGTGACCGCCGGTGCGGGGCCGCTCGTCCCGGGGCACCCGCTCGTCCCGGGGCACCCGCTCGTCCCGGGGCACCCGCTCGTCCCGGGGCACCCGCGGGCCCGGTCGGTCCCGCTCGCCGTCCGGTCCGGACCAGGAGCCGCCAGGCCAGGGCCCGCTCTGGGTGGGCCGACCGTGGTCGCCACCGGTCCAGCCGTGGTCGTCCGCCGACTCCCGGTACCCCGACCAGGAGCGCTCCTCCGGCTCCACGCCACTCCCCCGCCGTTCGTCGGAGACGGGGGGCCAGCGGCCGGCGTACCCGCCGTAACGGCTGCCGGCGACCGGATCCGCGCCGCCGTCCACGATGGTGTGACGGGTGGTGACGTGCACGGTCTCCGTGTGGTGCACCACCCCGACCGGACGGGGTTCCGGCCGGACATCCGGCTCCCCGGCACGCGGGGCGCCGTAGACGCCGGACTGCGGGCGGTCGGTGCCGTAGCGGGTGCCGGGCTGCGAGCGGCGGGGAGACTCGTCCTCGTCACGGCCGGCGGGCTGTCCCCCGCCCGTCGGCACCTGCTCCGGGCCGGCGCCGTGGCGGGACCGCCCCTCGGCGTACGGCTCCTCCGGGGACACCCGGACACGGGCGGTGGCCGGATCCTCCGCAGCCGGTGCCGCGCTGGCCGCAGCGGCCGTCCCGGCAGCCGCCGCGTCCAGCCGGCGATGCAGCGCGGTGACCGTCTCCTGCGTACGTTGGGCCTGGTCGAGCGCCTGGTTGCCCCGGTGCGCGGCGGCCACGATCTCGCTGCGCAGCTCGTGTCGGAGCTGTTCGATCTCGTCCCGCAGTTCCTCGACACCGGCCGCCTGGTCACCGCCGTCAGGACGCAGCGCGATGGACAGTCCGATCAGCACCACGGCGAAGATCGCCAGCACCGCACCGGTCCGCAGCGAACCGCTGCCGTCGGCGACCAGGAGGATCAACGCGGCCAGGGGCGCGAGCCCCACACCGATCCAGAACAGGACGGTGAGCAGCGAGGGCGGGCGCTTCTCGGCGGGGGCGACCGAAGCGGGCATGGCTACGCAGCGTACCGAGAGTTGCCCCGGTAGGGAACGGGGACCGGCGCCGAGGTGACAGCCGGTGAGGGTTACACCGGCTCGCCGCCGTCAACCTGGCCCGATCGCCTTTCTGCGGCTTCGCGGCCCGGTCCCGGCCGGTCGCCGGCGGACCGCTCGGGTCCACCGGCGACCGGCGACTGTTCCGGGCGCGGCACGGCACCGACGTGTCGCGCCGGAACAATCATGGGCCGTCAGCTCGCGGCGAGCGCCGCGTCGGAGGAGAGCACCAGGCCGACGCTGGCCGCGCCGGTCTTCAGCGCGTTCTTGGTCTGCGGGCCACCCGCGTCCAGCGAGCTGAACGAGCCGGCCTTGAAGTCGTAGACCTGGACCAGACCGGCCTGGCACATCGGCCGCTGCGGGCACTCCGGCGGGCCGGCCAGCACCGTCGCCTTGCCCGAGCACTTGGCGGCCAGGTCGGAGAGCGTGGCGAGTTGGTACTTGTCGGCGAAGGCCCGGGTGACCGCGAAGGCGTTCTGGTCCTGCGCCTGTGACGGCTGGCCGAAGGTGAGGCCGACCTTGTCGCCGGCGGCCTTCAGCGCGCTGACCGTCTTGTCCAGCTCCGGCGAGGAGACGGGCTTGGCGTCCTTGCCGTTGGCCTTGGTGTTGAGGAACTCGGCCATGGTGGCCGCGTACTCGGGGACGACCTGGATCTCACCCTTCTCCAGGGCCGGTTCGTAGAGCTCGCGGCTGCCGATGGTCTGCACCTTGACCTGGTATCCGGCCGAGGTGAGCGCGATCTTGTAGAGCTCGGCGATGAGCTGGCTCTCGCTGAAGTTGGCGGCGCCGACCGTGACCTGGCCGCCCGGGCCCTTCTCCACACCCTGGGAGACGCCGTTCGCGTCGGCGAACTCCTTCGCCGCCACCTGCGGGGTCTTCCGGTCGATGTCGACCGCCCGGTTCAGCTCGATGAGCTTGGCGGTGTCGAGCGCCGCCGAGACCTTGTCCAGCGCGGCCACGAGCTGCGGCGTGGCCGCCTTCGTGTTGATCGCGGGGAGGACGTTGTCGGTGTTCTGGAGCTTCTTGTCGTCGGTGAGGACGACCAGCTTGTCGCCCGCGACCGGGGCGCAGCCGGCCCCGGAGGCACCCTGCTCGGGAGCGTCGGTGCCGGAGGAGCCGGCATCGCCGCAGCCGGTGAGCAGACCCGCCGCGGTGAGGGCGCCGATCGCCCCGACGGCCAGCCGTGTACGTGCGCGCATCAGTGCCCGCCTTCCGTGTCCCGGCGCGGCCCATTCGGGCCGGCCGCGTGTCCGACGGGCGATCCGTTCGGCCGCCCGCTTGTCTGTCGCGCGGCCCGGTCCGCCGCCCGCGACTCCAGCCAATATCCTCCGGGCCGGACCGACAAACCCTGAGCGGATTTCGTCACCGGATCGTCACCCGACGCCGATTCGCCCGGTTCGGGCACCTGATGCGACGCCATCTGTCCAGCACTTCGCCAGGTTTCCGTCACCCGGCGTGACCTCGACCACACCCCGGTCCGAACGGTTCGCCACGGCGCCCACCCGCTGGTCCGACCGGCTTCGGTGCCCGCCGCCCACGTGATCGCCCGGCATCCGCCCAACGCGGCGGCCACGGCGGTTCGGCCGGCTCAGCCACCCGCCGTGGCGGCGGCCGCGCGCCGGTTCGCCGCCCGTCGGGCCCGGCGCAGCGGACGCGGGGTGACCAACCGCTCCACCAGTGCCAGCACTCCCTCCGCGAGCAGGGCCAGCCCGGCGACCAGCACACCGCCGGCAATGATCTGCCCACCCCCGGCCGCGATGTCCAGCCCGAAGCCGGCCCGGATGATCTGCCCCAGCCCGCCACCGTTGACGAAGGAGGCCAGCGCCGCGGTGGCAACCACCTGCACCGCGGCGGTACGGAAGCCGGCGGCCAGGTACGGCACCGCCAGGGGCAGTTCCACGCGGCGCAGCACCTGCCCACCGGAGA
This region includes:
- a CDS encoding septum formation family protein is translated as MRRAMRTLVAVLVVAATLSGCAGSGGLDGDLTDDWAALPPAGPFTPAAGVCQVADFTATVSPAGYDPVGCELPHRVETVHVGAFTVDRATPPPLASAELRTAFADCDRRVNEYVGDNWRAGRLRLAVALPTGPGWAAGSRWYRCDLAELTTVEAAAQVVTRTGSLRDALKGPSALRLGCQRTGGDARRVQTLTPVECGTAHDAEFVGVWSAPDRPYPTKEADWVPLYAGCGTVLARYVGVPDDAMLRFRSGVVVRPPGAGRWAAGDRGVRCYLWLSDRTVTASLKGAGPAGLPVRTK
- the panD gene encoding aspartate 1-decarboxylase produces the protein MLRTMLKSKIHRATVTQADLHYVGSVTVDEDLLDAADLLPGELVAIVDVTNGARLETYVIPGQRGSGVIGINGAAAHLVHPGDLVILISYGQMDDAEARTYQPRVVHVDADNRVVDLTADPTSAAPGTAGDPVPNPFAAALN
- the panC gene encoding pantoate--beta-alanine ligase, with amino-acid sequence MTELVHTRKELAAARDGLTGTVGVVMTMGALHSGHETLLRAARERADHVIVTIFVNPLQFGPNEDFDRYPRTLDNDLEICRRAGADVVFAPAVSDMYPDGQPTVRVDPGRLGEGLEGHSRPGFFHGVLTVVLKLLHLTRPDLAFFGEKDYQQLTLVRRMVRDLDVPTEIVGVPTVREPDGLALSSRNRYLSVEERAAALSLSAALRAGVEAAEQGADAGEVLAAAHRAFDSGTPGARLDYLVLTDPDLEPDPLAGPARMLIAAWSGTTRLIDNAAIPLAPRS
- a CDS encoding Rossmann-like and DUF2520 domain-containing protein, producing MSAPLRPRPAALPGAAVPPGGASNGAPLAFPRTLTVGVLGAGRVGAVLGAALAAAGHRVAAASGSSGAARARMALLLPQTPNRSARSVARAAADLLVVAVPDDALAGVVAGLAEAGALRPGQVVAHTSGAHGLAVLAPAAAVGARPLALHPAMTFTGTPDDLTHLAGISYGVTAPAELRAFAARLVADLGGVPEWVAEADRPLYHAALAHGANHLVTLVNEAVDRLRDAGVDRPEKVLAPLLRAALENALRLGDDALTGPVSRGDAGTVRRHLRRLAATAPESVPPYLALARRSADRAIAAGRLRPADAESLLDVLSGIYGEVAA
- a CDS encoding SAM-dependent methyltransferase, with amino-acid sequence MNPVRWRDAMDQALYGPGGFFVSGAGPAAHFRTSVHATPAFSSCLLRLLTSVDRVLGHPPRLDVVDVGAGRGELLRALLVGVSGEPTAPVPLADRIRLTAVERAPRPDDLPAEVHWTDEIPERIIGLLVATEWLDNVPLDLAVHTADGWRYLLVDPLTGSESPGPPLTPEDTAWLTHWWPTPTSSIKEFASPRGPEPDANLLINGVVGARVEVGRGRDVAWAEAVSRVERGVAVAVDYGHLREGRPVDGTLTGYRDGRQVPPVPDGSCDVTAHVAMDSAASAGERVARCAYTLVSQREALRALGADGGRPPLSLASRDPAGYVRALAAASAVAELTDPAGLGGHWWLLQPVGVAFDPVMAR
- a CDS encoding NADH-quinone oxidoreductase subunit D — encoded protein: MTDMTTDAGDLRELTVGTGAGGEQLGTDMVLNIGPQHPSTHGVLRLRLVLDGERVVSAEPIIGYMHRGAEKLFEVRDYRQIIVLANRHDWLSAFANELGVVLAVERLMGMEVPERAVWLRMALAELNRVLNHLMFLGSYPLEIGAITPMFYAFRERETLQAVMEEVSGGRIHYMFNRVGGLKEEVPAGWTGRARAAIGEVRRRMPDLDQLIRRNEIFLARTVGVGVLSAADAAAFGASGPVARASGLDLDLRRDEPYLAYDQLDVPVVTKTAGDCHARFEVLLDQVYASLDLAEQCLDRVDRLTGPVNTRLPKVVKAPEGHTYAWTENPLGINGYYLVSRGEKTPWRLKLRTASYANVQALATLLPGCLVPDLIAILGSMFFVVGDIDK
- a CDS encoding glycine betaine ABC transporter substrate-binding protein; this translates as MRARTRLAVGAIGALTAAGLLTGCGDAGSSGTDAPEQGASGAGCAPVAGDKLVVLTDDKKLQNTDNVLPAINTKAATPQLVAALDKVSAALDTAKLIELNRAVDIDRKTPQVAAKEFADANGVSQGVEKGPGGQVTVGAANFSESQLIAELYKIALTSAGYQVKVQTIGSRELYEPALEKGEIQVVPEYAATMAEFLNTKANGKDAKPVSSPELDKTVSALKAAGDKVGLTFGQPSQAQDQNAFAVTRAFADKYQLATLSDLAAKCSGKATVLAGPPECPQRPMCQAGLVQVYDFKAGSFSSLDAGGPQTKNALKTGAASVGLVLSSDAALAAS